From the genome of Coleofasciculaceae cyanobacterium, one region includes:
- a CDS encoding glycosyltransferase family 4 protein — MTNISSLWSRKSKQAFSQSLQNQMPKSDEVSAKFNLLIITQFFPPDYAATGQLIQELARNLGKSNVQVNVFTGQPGYAFEQMQAPSKERKEDVNIQRSKTVQLCSTRIRGKTFNGMVFTLRSAWHIFRNARRNDCVLLTTAPPFLSIIGYFAKLFFGLEYICLIYDLYPDVAVELNIVSEKSLITKFWHKVNTIVWRNSKQLVVLSNTMKDRIIAKNPEISDKISIIHNWADADLIKPITKQENWFACQHGIDRKFTVLYSGNLGRCHDVDTIVGAIKLLKDKPVQFVFIGAGANHEICRQTIADLNLNNCIFLPYQDKAHLPYSLTACDLALVTIAPGLEGVVAPSKVYGIMAAGKAIAAICEPYSYLRQLIADAKCGASFKNNHSEDLAEFILFLAADPDLAIKMGKAGRNYMKEHFTPQIIANQYCEVLGVTQEQAVR, encoded by the coding sequence ATGACTAACATATCAAGTCTATGGTCAAGAAAAAGTAAGCAGGCTTTTTCGCAATCTCTACAGAATCAAATGCCTAAGTCAGATGAAGTGTCCGCAAAGTTTAATCTATTAATAATTACGCAGTTTTTCCCTCCCGATTATGCAGCTACGGGTCAATTAATTCAGGAGTTAGCCCGCAATCTAGGCAAAAGTAATGTTCAGGTAAATGTTTTTACAGGGCAGCCTGGATATGCTTTTGAACAAATGCAAGCTCCGAGCAAAGAGAGAAAAGAAGATGTCAATATACAACGCTCCAAAACAGTACAATTATGTTCGACTAGAATTCGTGGTAAAACGTTTAATGGGATGGTTTTCACTCTAAGATCAGCTTGGCATATCTTTAGAAATGCTCGCCGAAATGATTGTGTTTTATTAACCACTGCGCCACCTTTTCTTTCAATCATCGGTTATTTCGCTAAGTTGTTCTTTGGTTTAGAATATATTTGTTTGATTTATGATTTATATCCCGATGTTGCTGTCGAATTAAATATAGTTTCCGAGAAGAGTTTAATCACTAAGTTTTGGCATAAGGTAAATACGATTGTTTGGCGCAACAGCAAACAGCTAGTGGTCTTAAGCAATACTATGAAAGACAGAATTATTGCTAAGAATCCTGAAATTTCTGACAAAATTTCGATCATTCATAATTGGGCAGACGCTGACCTAATTAAACCAATAACTAAGCAGGAAAATTGGTTTGCTTGCCAACATGGAATAGACCGTAAGTTTACCGTTTTATATTCTGGTAATTTAGGTCGCTGTCATGATGTAGATACTATTGTGGGCGCGATTAAATTACTCAAAGATAAACCCGTACAGTTTGTCTTTATTGGTGCAGGGGCTAATCATGAAATATGTCGCCAAACCATTGCCGATTTGAACTTAAACAACTGTATTTTCTTGCCATATCAAGATAAAGCCCATTTGCCTTATTCTCTAACAGCTTGTGATTTAGCCTTGGTAACGATCGCACCTGGTTTAGAAGGAGTGGTTGCCCCTAGCAAAGTATATGGCATTATGGCTGCGGGAAAAGCGATCGCCGCTATTTGTGAACCCTATTCATATCTGCGTCAGTTGATTGCTGATGCCAAGTGTGGCGCGTCTTTTAAAAATAATCACAGTGAAGATTTGGCGGAGTTTATTTTATTTTTGGCTGCCGATCCCGATCTGGCTATCAAAATGGGTAAAGCAGGACGTAACTATATGAAAGAACATTTTACACCACAAATTATTGCTAATCAGTATTGCGAAGTTCTTGGTGTTACTCAAGAACAAGCGGTAAGGTAA